A genomic region of Cryptococcus gattii WM276 chromosome F, complete sequence contains the following coding sequences:
- a CDS encoding transcription factor iiib 70 kd subunit, putative (Similar to TIGR gene model, XP_571484.1) codes for MSVQRCPQCGPDGQLETDLSAGNIVCQRCGQIVEEGILVSEVGFAESAGGRVHVQGTFVSNYATGVAGSRGGRGGQQNIENIKAQGASRIEALSRQMHLSSAITRGAIRFFSLAVDNKFNRGRKTDYIIASCLYLQCRLKKDAHMLIDFSEHKGINVFELGATYLKLRSTLNLLDPMPEVDPAIYNLRFAHRLNFGAQVNTVAADASRLVRRFRADWMTQGRRPAGVCGACLIIAGRMSNFLRTPDEVAQVVKVHPNTIKKRLLEFAQTDMAKKTVGEWRSLSESQLDEVSEMEKPPIVREQERKRAQEERKRRFLNGEIDEDEEDEEDVDREGRPIKRAKLNKDKSHAPNGDEQMTGALQAAAHDFEYANVVSGEDDEDDTLDPLAPSDYVQQLESARDDPTQAREERRRDRTDLLKGIKGFGQEDTVEDIDMDELEQLASDAEKLEDEDEEDEVDEDNDAILEPTQLKTVSQAEAATKKPGLFDAWDDEAAVITFFEEKYFHGEKNLYQANMANRIKMWWGNRDPKEVYLEMEAVKRARWLREKNARQLNTDLDDLDDDELEAVFVLDEDAKQARARMWLSSNGKWLEEEKEKQEKRAALQRARGNDPSKNKPKRKRTAPHKGPYKSSDQAVQSVIKSKQFSGRVNYDVLRGLGLTGSSAAGLVAMEDEKEEYEEEDEEEKGEDEGGYDNWSEY; via the exons ATGTCTGTCCAGCGATGTCCACAGTGTGGGCCGGATGGACAGCTGGAGACAGATTTAAGCGCCGGTAACATCGT ATGTCAGCGATGTGGTCAGATCGTTGAGGAAGGTATTCTCGTTTCTGAAGTTGGTTTTGCCGAGTCTGCTGGGGGTCGTGTCCATGTGCAAGGTACTTTCGTGTCGAATTACGCAACTGGTGTTGCTGGTTCGCGTGGCGGTCGAGGTGGACAGCAAAATATCGAAAACATTAAGGCTCAAG GTGCATCAAGGATCGAAGCTCTTTCGCGACAAATGCATTTGAGTTCAGCTATCACTCGCGGCGCTATACGATTCTTCTCGCTAGCTGTCGATAATAAATTCAATCGCGGTCGTAAAACCGACTACATCATTGCGAGTTGTCTGTATCTTCAGTGTCGACTCAAGAAAGATGCACACATGCTCATTGACTTCAGTGAGCACAAGGGT ATTAACGTCTTTGAACTCGGTGCTACTTATCTGAAACTCAGATCCAccctcaatctccttgACCCCATGCCTGAAGTCGACCCTGCAATTTACAACCTTCGTTTCGCTCATCGTCTCAATTTTGGCGCCCAAGTAAACACCGTCGCAGCCGATGCTTCGCGTCTCGTTCGTCGTTTTCGTGCCGATTGGATGACCCAAGGTCGACGCCCGGCGGGTGTCTGTGGTGCTTGTTTGATCATTGCGGGGAGGATGAGCAACTTCTTGAGGACTCCAGACGAGGTTGCGCAAGTGGTCAAGGTGCATCCAAACACGATCAAGAAAAGACTTCTGGAGTTCGCTCAGACGGATATGGCAAAGAAGACTGTGGGCGAATGGAGGTCGTTGAGTGAATCACAGCTAGATGAGGTTAGTGAGATGGAAAAACCGCCCATTGTCAGGGAACAAGAAAGAAAACGGGCGCAAGAAGAACGGAAACGCCGGTTCTTGAATGGTGAAAtcgatgaggatgaggaggatgaagaggatgtgGATCGAGAAGGCCGACCGATCAAGAGGGCAAAATTAAATAAAGACAAAAGTCATGCACCCAACGGCGATGAACAAATGACCGGCGCCCTCCAAGCTGCTGCTCATGATTTCGAGTACGCCAACGTCGTTTCCGGCGAAGACGACGAAGACGACACTTTGGACCCGCTCGCTCCTTCAGATTATGTCCAACAACTCGAGTCTGCTCGAGATGACCCAACTCAAGCTCGGGAAGAACGACGGCGCGACAGGACAGATCTGCTTAAAGGTATCAAAGGCTTTGGTCAGGAGGACACGGTGGAAGATATTGACATGGACGAGCTGGAGCAGTTGGCATCTGATGCGGAAAAGCtggaggatgaggatgaagaggatgaagtCGATGAAGATAATGACGCCATCCTCGAGCCCACCCAATTAAAGACGGTCAGCCAAGCTGAAGCTGCAACGAAGAAGCCTGGATTATTCGATGCTTGGGATGATGAAGCGGCTGTCATTACCTTTTTCGAAGAAAAATATTTCCACGGCGAGAAGAACCTCTATCAAGCTAATATGGCCAATCGTATCAAGATGTGGTGGGGAAATAGGGACCCGAAAGAGGTGTATCTAGAAATGGAGGCGGTAAAGAGGGCGAGGTGGTTAAGAGAGAAAAACGCAAGGCAGCTGAATACGGATTTGGATGATTTGGATGATGACGAACTAGAGGCTGTGTTTGTCTTGGATGAAGACGCTAAGCAAGCAAGGGCAAGGATGTGGTTGAGCTCGAATGGTAAATggttggaagaagaaaaag AGAAACAAGAAAAAAGAGCTGCCCTCCAAAGAGCCAGAGGTAACGATCCTTCCAAAAACAAG CCAAAACGCAAGCGTACGGCTCCTCATAAAGGTCCCTACAAGTCCTCTGATCAAGCTGTACAGTCTGTCATTAAGTCCAAGCAGTTCTCTGGTCGTGTCAATTACGATGTTTTACGAGGGCTTGGATTGACAGGCAGTTCAGCGGCCGGTCTAGTTGCGATGGAGGACGAGAAGGAAGAGtatgaggaagaggatgaggaagagaaaggagaag ATGAAGGGGGGTACGATAACTGGAGTGAGTATTGA
- a CDS encoding uncharacterized protein (Similar to TIGR gene model, INSD accession AAW42356.1): MGKPLPIASEWILSHFPDIREQLSIEEFIEEGSRMKAKLFREVEPMRGAAALVKGLSEAGVPIALATGSSMQNFIYKTTHLPHIFSHFPPSCIITADSPGIKRGKPDPDIFLVAARSLGRDVGTSDECSEIQKEERSKGLVFEDSVPGVLAGVAAGMNVIWVPHAEVKALIPEETYGAREILTHLEEWAPTKWNLPSLPGFGNVSS; encoded by the exons ATGGGCAAGCCTCTACCGATCGCCTCGGAATGGATTTTATCCCACTTCCCGGACATACGGGAACAACTATCCATTGAGGAATTCATTGAAGAAGGTTCAAGGATGAAGGCAAAACTGTTCAGAGAGGTTGAACCGATGAGAGGTGCAGCCGCTTTAGTCAAAGGCTTG TCTGAGGCAGGAGTACCAATCGCCCTGGCCACAGGCTCTAGCATGCAAAACTTCATCTACAAAACG ACTCATCTCCCCCATATCTTTAGCCATTTCCCACCCTCTTGCATCATTACTGCGGATTCTCCAGGGATCAAAAGGGGGAAACCGGACCCCGATATCTTCCTCGTTGCCGCTCGCTCTTTAGGTAGAGATGTCGGTACTTCCGATGAATGCTCAGAGATTcagaaggaggaaaggagCAAAGGTTTGGTGTTTGAAGACTCTGTACCGGGAGTACTTGCTGGAGTTGCAGCCGGCATGAACG TCATATGGGTGCCCCATGCAGAGGTCAAGGCTCTTATTCCCGAAGAAACATATGGTGCCCGAGAGATTCTCACCCATCTGGAAGAATGGGCTCCTACAAAATGGAATCTTCCTTCGCTGCCTGGGTTCGGTAATGTGAGTTCATAG
- a CDS encoding Pyruvate carboxylase, putative (Similar to TIGR gene model, INSD accession AAW44175.1): MTAVGELQTPIEAWVSHLGIDTSRPGTPSASGAPVIPHTITGLRKKQAGHSGPLKKLLVANRGEIAIRVFRTAHELAMSTVAIYSHEDRMGAHRYKSDESYLVGKGMSPVAAYLAQDDIVRIALEHEVDMIHPGYGFLSENAEFAKKVEDAGIAFIGPRPETIDALGDKTKARTLAIKTGVPVVPGTPGPVESYDKAAAFIEKYGFPVIIKAAMGGGGRGMRVVRDQESFKESFERAVSEAKSAFGDGTVFIERFLDRPRHIEVQLLADGEGNCVHLFERDCSVQRRHQKVVEVAPAPHLEESVRQAILSDALKLAEAVKYRNAGTAEFLVDQQNRHYFIEINPRIQVEHTITEEITGIDIVAAQIQIAAGVTLQQLGLTQENIHRRGFAIQCRITTEDAAANFQPDTGKIEVYRSAGGNGVRLDASSGYAGAQITPHYDSLLVKCSVSGATYEVARRKMLRSLIEFRIRGVKTNIPFLIRLLTHEVFESGKTWTTFIDDTPELFKLVHSQNRAQKLLAYLGDLAVNGSSIKGQMGEPGLKTEAMIPTIVDAEGNPVDTSKPCLTGWRNIIVEQGPEAFAKAIRNYKGCLIMDTTWRDAHQSLLATRMRTIDMANIARETSHALQNAYSLECWGGATFDVAMRFLYEDPWVRLRTLRKLVPNIPLQALVRGANAVGYTSYPDNAIYDFSRKAVEAGLDIFRVFDSLNYLENLKVGIDAAKKAGGVVEGTICYSGDVANPKKTKYTLQYYLDLTDALVKEGIHVLGIKDMAGLLKPEAARLLIGAIRKAHPELPIHVHSHDTAGIAAASMIACAAAGADVVDVAIDDLSGLTSQPAMGAVCGALEQTGLGTGISYENIQALNQYWTQIRKLYQCFEANVRASDSGVFDHEMPGGQYTNLQFQASQLGLGTQWLDIKKKYIEANKLCGDIIKVTPSSKVVGDFAQFMVSNNLNAQDVIDSAASLDFPSSVVEFFQGYLGQPYGGFPEPLRSSIIRDKPRIDERPGLSMAPLDFKKIKAELREKYGPQITDFDVASYYMYPKVFEEFQGFVEKFGDLSVMPTRFFLAKPAINEEISISIETGKTLTIKLLAIGPLDQSKGTRECFFELNGETRAVVINDTNAAIEHVSREKASSDPGSVGSPMVSYQLLLTL; this comes from the exons ATGACCGCCGTGGGCGAGCTTCAGACACCT ATCGAAGCCTGGGTTTCCCACCTCGGCATCGATACCTCCCGACCAGGTACTCCCAGCGCGTCGGGTGCACCTGTTATTCCCCACAC TATCACTGGCCTCCGAAAGAAACAAGCCGGCCATTCTGGCCCTCTCAAAAAGCTCCTTGTGGCTAATCGAGGGGAGATTGCCATCCGTGTCTTCCGTACTGCCCACGAGCTTGCCATGTCTACCGTGGCCATCTATTCCCACGAAGACCGAATGGGCGCTCACCGATACAAATCTGACGAGTCTTACCTTGTTGGAAAGGGTATGTCCCCTGTTGCTGCCTACTTGGCCCAGGATGATATCGTCAGGATCGCTCTTGAGCATGAAGTTGACATGATCCATCCTGG TTATGGCTTCCTTTCTGAGAACGCCGAGTTCGCCAAGAAGGTTGAAGATGCTGGTATTGCCTTCATTGGTCCCCGCCCTGAGACCATCGATGCCCTTGGTGACAAGACCAAGGCTCGAACTCTTGCCATTAAGACTGGTGTCCCTGTCGTTCCCGGTACTCCCGGCCCTGTCGAATCTTACGACAAAGCTGCCGCGTTCATTGAGAAGTACGGATTCCCCGTCATCATCAAGGCTGCcatgggtggtggtggacGAGGTATGCGAGTCGTTAGGGACCAGGAGAGTTTCAAGGAGAGCTTTGAAAGAGCTGTCAGTGAGGCCAAGAGTGCTTTCGGTGACGGTACTGTCTTCATCGAGCGATTCCTTGACCGACCTCGACACATTGAAGTCCAGCTTCTTGCCGATGGTGAGGGTAACTGCGTTCACCTCTTTGAACGAGACTGTTCCGTCCAGCGACGTCACCAAAAGGTCGTCGAAGTCGCCCCTGCTCCCCATCTCGAGGAATCCGTCCGACAAGCCATCTTGTCTGACGCCCTCAAGCTCGCGGAAGCTGTCAAGTACCGTAACGCCGGTACAGCCGAATTCCTCGTCGACCAACAGAACCGCCACTACTTCATTGAGATCAACCCTCGTATCCAGGTCGAGCACACCATTACCGAAGAGATCACTGGTATTGACATCGTCGCTGCTCAGATTCAGATTGCTGCTGGTGTAACCCTCCAACAGCTTGGTTTGACCCAGGAGAACATCCACAGGCGAGGATTTGCTATCCAATGTCGTATCACCACTGAGGATGCCGCAGCCAACTTCCAGCCTGACACTGGTAAGATTGAAGTCTACAGATCTGCTGGTGGTAATGGTGTCCGATTGGACGCGAGTTCTGGTTATGCCGGTGCGCAGATTACTCCTCACTACGACTCTTTGCTTGTCAAGTGTTCCGTTAGCGGTGCTACTTATGAGGTTGCTAGGAGGAAGATGCTCCGTTCTTTGATCGAGTTCCGTATTCGAGGTGTCAAGACCAATATTCCCTTCTTGATCCGTCTTCTCACTCACGAAGTCTTCGAGTCTGGTAAGACCTGGACCACCTTCATCGACGACACCCCCGAACTCTTCAAGCTTGTTCACTCTCAGAACCGAGCCCAGAAGCTTCTCGCCTACCTCGGTGACCTTGCCGTTAACGGATCTTCCATTAAGGGCCAGATGGGCGAGCCCGGTCTCAAGACTGAAGCTATGATCCCCACGATTGTGGACGCTGAGGGTAACCCTGTTGACACTAGCAAGCCTTGTTTGACCGGTTGGAGGAACATTATCGTCGAACAAGGTCCCGAGGCCTTCGCGAAGGCTATCAGGAACTACAAGGGTTGT CTTATCATGGACACTACATGGCGAGACGCCCACCAATCTCTCCTTGCTACCCGTATGCGAACCATTGACATGGCCAACATCGCCCGAGAGACTTCTCACGCCCTCCAGAACGCCTACTCTCTCGAGTGTTGGGGTGGTGCCACCTTTGATGTCGCGATGAGGTTCCTCTACGAGGACCCTTGGGTCAGGTTGAGGACTTTGAGGAAGTTGGTCCCCAACATTCCTTTGCAAGCTTTGGTCCGAGGTGCCAACGCCGTCGGTTACACTTCTTACCCTGACAATGCCATCTATGACTTCTCCAGGAAAGCTGTTGAGGCCGGTCTCGACATTTTCCGAGTTTTCGACTCTCTCAACTACCTTGAGAACTTGAAGGTCGGTATCGATGCCGCTAAGAAGGCCGGCGGTGTCGTTGAGGGTACTATCTGTTACTCTGGTGACGTTGCCAACCCCAAGAAGACTAAGTACACTCTTCAATACTACCTCGACCTCACCGACGCGCTCGTCAAGGAAGGCATCCACGTCCTCGGTATCAAGGACATGGCCGGTCTCCTCAAACCCGAGGCTGCTCGATTGCTTATCGGTGCTATCCGAAAGGCTCATCCCGAGCTTCCTATTCATGTCCACTCTCACGACACTGCTGGTATCGCTGCCGCGAGCATGATTGCTTGTGCTGCTGCCGGTGCTGATGTCGTTGACGTTGCCATCGATGACCTCTCCGGTCTCACCTCTCAGCCCGCCATGGGTGCCGTCTGCGGTGCTCTTGAGCAGACCGGTTTGGGTACTGGTATCTCTTACGAAAACATTCAGGCGCTCAACCAATACTGGACCCAGATTAGAAAGCTTTACCAATGCTTCGAGGCCAACGTTCGTGCTTCCGACTCTGGTGTCTTCGACCACGAGATGCCTGGTGGTCAGTACACCAACTTGCAGTTCCAGGCCTCCCAGCTTGGTCTGGGTACCCAGTGGTTGGAcatcaagaagaagtaCATTGAGGCCAACAAGCTC TGTGGAGACATCATCAAGGTCACTCCTTCCTCCAAGGTCGTTGGCGACTTTGCCCAATTCATGGTTTCCAACAACCTCAACGCGCAGGACGTCATCGACAGTGCCGCCTCTCTCGACTTCCCCTCGTCAGTCGTCGAGTTCTTCCAAGGTTACCTCGGCCAGCCGTACGGTGGTTTCCCCGAACCACTTCGATCTAGCATCATCCGTGACAAGCCTAGAATCGATGAGCGCCCTGGTTTGAGCATGGCTCCTCTTGACTTCAAGAAGATCAAAGCTGAGTTGAGGGAGAAGTACGGCCCTCAAATTACCGACTTCGATGTCGCGAGCTACTATATGTACCCCAAGGTGTTCGAGGAGTTCCAGGGCTTTGTTGAGAAGTTCGGTGACCTTAG TGTCATGCCTACTCGATTCTTCCTCGCCAAGCCCGCGATCAATGAGGAAATAAGCATTTCCATCGAAACTGGTAAGACTCTTACAATCAAGCTTCTTGCCATCGGTCCTCTCGACCAATCCAAGGGTACCCGAGAATGCTTCTTTGAGCTCAACGGTGAAACTCGTGCCGTCGTCATCAACGACACCAACGCTGCCATCGAGCACGTGTCTAGGGAGAAGGCCTCTAGCGACCCCGGAAGTGTCGGATCTCCTATGGTGAGTTATCAGCTTCTGTTGACATTGTAA
- a CDS encoding Hypothetical protein (Similar to TIGR gene model, INSD accession AAW44229.1; CNF00640): MDQKLDSSQTKPVWHLTPLPLAQVNPSAIRPQYPRGGHVPTLHSFCLATISRNFHAVEPTSFTGVHPVLVRRVFSRIRADRGYEEVQESEQISFNPDEATIWAYDALFEGADAGSFTLALPPISTLAHLKPNPHKPNAQHPLNYLPSLFASSLLNPTTSLLTSLTLDGMDRAVNDQNIQALRYCTHLDVLWMKGCRITDNGIRLLGSALDLPGQKDLKEGRGLWRLRAWFLGGYLRGTSCTEASFMVINRTSQALFSEQNPNFQACTDGLVPLFASNLPPADIVSSLCLTLIKLPREKSDLVSLNVTSTSRPIPDKFLPPLSRTIPSSSSMAASNKTYVPGIGFIYGPNLSSYFDEEDAEPQPFGTSISLFNHSCSSHEDTFPQVEEDDWVPPETHKCKIAEKLDEKVQEEMAGRRHMVDKVHKKQKSAKAQRAKAAAAAAPAQIGEWWDDADGLAKNFYSAASASASASASASASASASASASTSSKAKPILDAETVQANARGQGEGDRRLMLVRVVHDQWFLLTYTTANALAQAQMQLQAKEVNWAREGQMAEKRRKIVGDIMQATKNVRESSRKVVEAYKATRTVGAQAADRAGTSGMTRTSALRAQTSQGSEEIVQHRMEHQVVSPSGTLTAMPSTGPSSSSISRASDDPQNSFIKPHTSKSLPTKYYPHKCEKPSPFAPHSRLVGKTPSRGNTTTSTTLSSISTPGKPPSVSGHPLSQPLQPSSSPTMSSPAAATYVKGPHPHSNPFASKPSSIRRASSPVSSAQEDDGLDFAFSNSASAKKRTYGGALGGEGKRRGMKMFSGKVNGVVLKSAREA; encoded by the exons ATGGATCAGAAATTAGA CTCGAGCCAAACCAAACCGGTCTGGCATCTCacccctcttcccctcgCACAAGTCAACCCATCCGCGATCCGTCCTCAATATCCACGAGGCGGCCATGTCCCTACGCTCCACTCCTTTTGTCTCGCTACCATTTCTCGCAATTTTCACGCTGTAGAACCAACGTCGTTCACCGGTGTGCACCCTGTGCTCGTTCGACGTGTCTTTAGCCGGATCCGTGCGGACAGGGGATACGAAGAAGTACAGGAAAGTGAACAAATTTCGTTTAACCCTGACGAGGCTACAATTTGGGCGTATGATGCTTTGTTTGAAGGTGCTGATGCGGGTTCATTTACTTTGGCTCTACCGCCCATTTCTACCCTAGCTCATCTCAAACCGAACCCTCATAAACCCAACGCTCAGCATCCGCTTAACTATCTCCCGTCGCTATTTGCATCGTCCCTTCTCAACCCTACTACTTCACTTTTAACATCCCTAACGTTGGACGGTATGGACCGTGCAGTAAACGATCAGAACATCCAAGCGCTGCGGTACTGCACCCATTTGGACGTTCTGTGGATGAAGGGATGCAGGATCACAGATAATGGCATTAGATTACTTGGGAGTGCTCTTGATTTACCCGGACAAAAGGACTTgaaggagggaagaggtCTCTGGAGGTTACGAGCGTGGTTTCTGGGTGGTT ATCTGAGGGGTACATCCTGTACGGAAGCTTCCTTCATGGTCATCAACCGCACATCGCAAGCTCTTTTCTCGGAGCAGAACCCCAATTTCCAAGCTTGTACCGACGGCCTCGTCCCACTCTTTGCCTCGAATCTCCCCCCGGCCGATATCGTCTCAAGCCTGTGCTTGACCCTTATCAAACTTCCCAGAGAAAAGTCTGACCTCGTATCATTGAATGTGACTTCAACCTCAAGACCCATACCCGACAAGTTCCTCCCACCGTTATCACGAACTATCCCATCATCCAGTTCAATGGCAGCGAGCAACAAGACCTACGTTCCAGGCATCGGTTTCATCTACGGTCCTAATCTTTCAAGTTACTTCGACGAAGAGGATGCTGAGCCTCAACCATTCGGTACATCCATTTCCCTTTTCAATCATTCGTGTTCGTCCCATGAGGACACCTTTCCTCaagtggaagaggatgacTGGGTCCCCCCAGAAACGCATAAATGTAAAATCGCCGAAAAACTCGATGAGAAGGTGCAGGAAGAGATGGCAGGGAGAAGGCATATGGTCGATAAAGTGCACAAAAAGCAAAAATCTGCCAAGGCCCAAAGAGCAAAGGCTGCCGCCGCTGCAGCACCAGCCCAAATAGGAGAATGGTGGGACGATGCCGATGGCCTGGCAAAGAACTTCTATTCAGCTGCCTCTGCTTCTGCCTCTGCTTCTGCCTCTGCTTCTGCCTCTGCTTCTGCCTCTGCTTCTGCCTCTACATCATCAAAGGCAAAACCCATTCTAGACGCCGAGACAGTCCAAGCAAACGCGCGAGGTCAAGGTGAAGGCGACCGGCGACTTATGCTTGTCCGTGTTGTCCACGATCAATGGTTCCTACTCACTTACACCACAGCCAACGCACTTGCTCAGGCACAGATGCAGCTGCAGGCGAAAGAGGTGAATTGGGCGAGAGAGGGGCAAATGGCggagaaaaggaggaagataGTGGGTGATATTATGCAGGCGACGAAAAACGTGAGGGAGTCGTCGAGGAAGGTGGTAGAAGCCTACAAAGCGACTCGTACTGTCGGTGCACAAGCAGCAGATCGGGCTGGGACATCTGGAATGACGAGAACTAGTGCCCTTCGGGCACAAACGAGCCAAGGGAGCGAAGAGATTGTCCAGCATCGGATGGAACATCAAGTCGTCAGCCCTTCAGGCACTCTCACCGCAATGCCATCCACAGgaccatcatcatcaagTATTTCCCGAGCATCAGATGATCCTCAAAATTCATTTATAAAGCCACACACCTCGAAATCCCTCCCCACCAAATACTATCCCCACAA GTGTGAAAAACCATCTCCCTTTGCACCACACTCTCGGCTGGTGGGCAAGACTCCTAGTCGTGGTAATACTACCACATCGACTACATTGTCTTCCATATCAACGCCTGGAAAACCACCTTCTGTCTCTGGGCATCCTCTTTCCCAGCCTTTGCAgccatcttcatcccccACAATGTCCTCCCCTGCTGCCGCTACCTATGTAAAAGGACCTCATCCGCACTCCAATCCTTTCGCATCTAAACCATCCTCTATTCGCCGGGCATCTTCTCCTGTCTCTTCCGCGCAGGAGGATGATGGTTTAGACTTTGCGTTCAGTAATAGTGCATCAGCGAAAAAGAGGACGTATGGAGGTGCACTAggaggggaagggaagagaagaggaatgAAAATGTTTTCGGGGAAAGTGAACGGGGTGGTGTTGAAGAGTGCGAGAGAGGCGTAG
- a CDS encoding Cytochrome c1, component of the mitochondrial respiratory chain, putative; Cyt1p (Similar to TIGR gene model, INSD accession AAW44407.1) — protein MLHQALPRLSKAARAPLQNMAKARFSSAASQPVLTSRTAVFASTLAAAGSVAWYGHLYGLPFLPEASANTAAENGLHPTSWPFEHYGPLETFNHSAIRRGYQVYREVCAACHSLDRIAWRNLVGVSHTVDEVKAMAEEIEYEDGPNDEGEMFQRPGKLADYMPAPYPNDEAARAGNAGALPPDLSLIIKARHGGADYVYSLLTGYCDPPAGVKVAEGMNYNPYFPGGGIAMARVLFDGLVEYDDGTPATTSQMAKDVVTFLSWAAEPEHDQRKKMGMQALIVLSTMFAISVYIKRFKWSYLKNRKIVYEPPKPPRHHAL, from the exons ATGCTCCACCAGGCACTCCCAAGGCTGTCAAAGGCCGCTAGGGCCCCCCTCCAAAACATGGCTAAG GCCCGATTCTCCTCCGCTGCCTCCCAACCCGTCCTCACCTCCCGAACAGCCGTCTTCGCCTCTACCCTTGCCGCCGCCGGTTCTGTCGCTTGGTATGGCCACCTCTATGGTCTCCCGTTCTTGCCCGAGGCTTCTGCCAACACCGCTGCCGAAAACGGTCTTCACCCTACCTCTTGGCCTTTTGAGCACTATGGACCTTTGGAGACTTTCAACCACTCCGCTATCAGGCGTGGTTACCAGG TCTACCGAGAAGTCTGTGCCGCCTGTCACTCTCTCGACCGAATCGCTTGGCGTAATCTTGTTGGCGTTTCACACACTGTAGATGAAGTCAAGGCTATGGCTGAGGAGATTGAGTACGAGGATGGACCCAACGATGAGGGTGAAATGTTCCAGAGACC GGGTAAGCTCGCCGACTACATGCCCGCTCCATACCCCAACGACGAGGCTGCTCGTGCCGGTAACGCCGGTGCCCTTCCTCCTGATCTTTCTTTGATCATCAAGGCCCGACACGGCGGTGCCGACTACGTCTACTCTTTGCTTACTGGCTACTGCGACCCTCCCGCTGGTGTCAAGGTCGCTGAGGGCATGAACTACAACCCTTACTTCCCCGGTGGTGGTATTGCCATGGCCCGAGTCTTGTTCGACGGTCTCGTCGAGTACGATGACGGTACCCCTGCTACTACTTCTCAAATGGCTAAGGATGTTGTTACTTTCTTGTCTTGGGCTGCCGAGCCTGAACATGAccagaggaagaagatgggTATGCAG GCCCTCATTGTCCTCTCAACCATGTTCGCCATCTCCGTCTATATTAAGCGATTCAAATGGTCTTACCTCAAGAACCGAAAGATTGTCTATGAACCTCCTAAGCCTCCCAGGCACCACGCTCTTTAA